The Campylobacter sp. MG1 DNA segment GGTGCTATTATAATCTTTCTATTTTCTTTCAAATTTACATTAAAACTTCTTAAAATCAATGTATCACTTATACCTAAATTAGCCTTAGCTAAAAAATCACTACTAGCATAATAAAAAGCAGCATCTAACTTAAAACTACCACTAGCTACACAGGCTGCTAAATCGCTATCTTTTAAAATAGTTACTTTTTTTAAATATTTTTTAGGTTTTATTTCATTTTCATATTTTAAAACTTCTTTAGCACCTTTACTCAAAATCAAATAAACTTCATGCTCTTTACTTAATACTTTTGCAAATTTAAAGACCAATTTTAATCCACTAGCACCAGTTATTCCTATTAAAATTCTCATAATATATCTTAAAAACTCTTCTCATAAACTCTAACAATATCACCGGCTTTAAAATTACATTCAATTGGACAGATAATATAATGAGTACACTTATACAATGGCATAATCTGACCACTATTTATACGACCATTATTAAACGGGATAAAAATATCATTTTCAATATTACCAATTACTATATTTTCTTTACCATTGCTAATTTTTAAATCATTAGAAATTTTGCATTTAAAACTAAATTTATTATATTCTAACCCCTGTAATTTATAAATAATTTTTCTAGCATATATCAAAGCTCCAACATAAGCACTCATAGGATTACCTGGTAAAACTAAAATATATTTATTATCTTTATGATACAAACTAACAGGTCCTGCTGGTTTCATTTTAACCTTTGTAAAAATAGGACTAAATCCTAATTCGTCTAAAGCTTTTTTAATATAATCAGCATCACCTACACTAGCTGCACCAATACTAACTACTAAATCAAAATTTAAAAATGCACCTTTTAATGAATTTAGTACATAATCATATTCATCTTGTAAAATTCCTAAATAACTAACATTACTAATATCGCTTAACATAGAATAAATACCATAAGAATTAGAATTATACACGCCATATCCACTATAAAATGGTTCTATTAATTCCTTTCCACTAGCAAAAATCCCGACTTTAATATCATCAATAACATCTACACTATATACCCCATTATTTGCTAACATCATTATAATATCATCATTAATAACACCTTTTTTAATGATACAATCACCTTTTTTATATTCTTCTCCTTGTTTTCTTACGGATTCATTTTCTTTTAATTCATCACAAGTAGCGAACATTTTTCCATCTTTTATTTCACTTTTTTCTATCATTAAAACACTATTAGCACCTGTTGGTATCTTAGCTCCGGTCATAATTTTAACACACTCGCCACTTTTAATTTCACAATCTTCTAAATCACCTGCAAAAATAGTCTTAATAACTTTCAGCCCATCTTTAAATTCATTATTCTTTAAAGCATAACCATCCATTGCTGAATTTGTGTAAATAGGTGCATCACATCTTGCATAAAAATCATTTGCTAATATCTTACCTTTCGCTTCAAACAAATTAACATATTTGGTATTTTTGTTTAAAGATTGTATTTTATTAATACTATTTAATGCTTCTTCTACGGTCATTCTGCCTCCTCTAAAACTTCTATTTTCGCACCAATATTACTTAATTTTTCATATAAATTTTCATATCCACGCTCTAAATGATAAATTCTATGAACATAAGTAGTTCCTTTTGCTACAAGTGCTGCTAAAATTAAAGCTGAACTAGCCCTTAAATCAGTTGCCATTACGTGAGTGCCTTGTAATTTTGATGGTTTTACACTAGCTATATGATTATTTAATGTAATATTAGCACCCATCCTATTAAGCTCACTTACATGCATAAAACGATTTTCAAATAGCCTTTCATCAATTATACTTTCAGCATCAGCCATAAGACACAAAGCCATAAACTGTGCTTGCATATCAGTAGGAAAACCTGGATATTCACTTGTTTTTATATTAGCTGCTTTTATATTATTTGCACTTTTTATTCTTACATAATCTTTACCTAACTCATAAACTATACCCATTTCATCAAATTTATTAAGTAAAGCTCCTAGATGTTCCGGATTTATTTTACAAATTTCAACATTAGAATTAGTAATAGCAGCAGCACATAAATATGTCCCAGCTTCTATCCTATCAGGTATTATTTCACAAGTAAAATCAGTTTTTAATTCTTTAGCTCCATAAATTGTTAATTTACTTGTCCCTACTCCTTCAATTTTCACACCAGCTTTTATTAAAAATTCACATAAATTTACTATCTCTGGCTCTTGAGCTGCATTTATTATTGTGGTAATTCCTTTAGCATAAACTGCTGCTAAAATGGTATTTTCAGTAGCTCCAACTGAAATTTTATCAAAATGTATATTAGCTTCTATTAATTCCCCACTAGCTCTAACATAACCATCAACTAATTCTATTTTAGCACCCATTTTTTCTAAAGCCTTAAGGTGTAAATCAATAGGACGCTGACCTATCGCACAACCACCAGGAAGTGATACTTCACAAGATTTAAAACGAGATAATAATGAACCTAAAACTAATATACTAGCTCTCATTTTACGAACTATATCATAAAGGGCTTTTGTATTAAAAACATTACTTGAGTCTATAGTAACACTATGACCTTTTAATTCATAAGTTGCACCTAAATTTTCAAGCAACCTTAACATAGTCTTAATATCTGATACTAAAGGAAGATTCGTTAAAGTACATTTTCCTTTAATTAATAAGGCTGCAGCAAGTAATGGTAAAGCCGCATTTTTAGCTCCACTAATTTCTACTTTTCCTTCTAATTTTGCCTCTCCAGTAATTTTTAAATATTTCAATCATTATCCTTTTTTATATAAAAACCAGCCCAAGTCTGTGTTTGTGGCATTAATTCAATCCTATTAATATTTACGTGATTTTTTAAATTTATTAAGCTAAAAACAGTATCAGCAATATCCTCAGCACTTAAATACTTTGTATTTTCATATACTTTATCAGCTTTTTTTATATCGCCTTTAAAACGAACTTCACTAAATTCAGTTTTGCATAATCCAGGTGCAATATCAGTAACTTTTATATTAGTATCTCTTAAATCATTCCTTAAAGCTAGACTAAATTGTCCAACAAAAGCTTTTGTTCCACCATATATAGCACCACCATAATAAGGATTATTTGCTGCAACTGAACCAAAATTAAATATATGTCCACCATTATCAAGCATTCTAGGCAAAATCGCATATGTTACATATACAAGACCATTTACATTGGTTTCTATCATAGTCTTAGCATCTTCTAAACTATTATTATGAAATTCATTAAGTCCTAATGCAAGTCCAGCTGAATTTATTAAAACATCAATATTATTAAAATCATCTGGTAAATTCAAAACTGCATTAAAGACTTCTTTTTCATTACGAACATCACAAGCTATAACACACGCATTTTCTTTATATCTGTTTGCAATCTCTATTAATTTTTCTTTACGGCGTGCTAATAATGCTACTTTATATCCATTCTCTAATAATTTAATAGCACAAGCTCTACCAAAACCACTACTAGCTCCTGTTATAAATGCTGTTTTCATTCTTCATCCTTTAAACCTAAGTTTTTTAAATATGATATTACTTTTTCATGATTATAAATTTTCGCATAATATAAAGCATTTAAACCTGTATTATCACTTTCTTTATAATCTGCTCCACTATCTATTAATAATTTTAAAATATCTAAATTACCATAACTTGCCGCATGTATTACTAAAGTTTTTGATGGATGGATATAAGAACAAATTGATATATAGTATGGTAAATTTATTTTTATTTTTTCCTCATTATCTACTAATTTTAAATTTAAATTTGCTCCATTTTTTATAAATAATTTCACAGCTTTTATATTATTATTTTCAACAGCATAAAAAATCGGTGTTTTACCAAAACTATTAGCGTAATTTACATCAGCACCATTATTAATTAATAATTCAAGTGCTTCATAATAATCTATGGCATAAAATATAGCACTTTCATAACCTGAATTTAGATTAACACCTCTATTTATTAAAAATTCTATAACATTTAAATTTTTCTTTGATAAAAGTGCTATTTTTAATAAAAATTCTAATTCATAATAATTAGGATTTAAACCATTTAAAAAAGCTACAGCATCCTCATCATCAAGTTCTAAAAATTCTTCAAATATATTATCTAATTTTATAAATTTTGGAACTGAACCAAATGCTCTCATTCCTATTCTCTGAATAAAATTTAAACAACTTTCATTGTAATTATTTTGAGATAATTCCTTAAAATGCATTTTATTATCATCGCAAAATCTAACACTTTCGGTATTAAAATCATCAAATAATCTTTTATTTCCTATACTCTGAAATGCCCAATATCTAAAATAATCATAATATTTATTATAATTATTGACTGGTTTTTTATAAAGTTCTTTATCGTTATAAAAATTATTTAAAGATTTTTTATATTCATCTAATCTTAATATATAATCATGACCATTACATACTATTCCTCTACCACCAATAGTCTCTGCTATATCAAACAATTTTGAATATTCCAAATCTTTAGATAATAAAAAAGTTGATAATACCAACAATACAATTTTTTTCAATTTAAATCCTAAAAAATTCAATCACAATATATTCTTCTTATATCTAAAATTTTATCTTTTGCAGCAAAAAATGCATCAACAACTTTAGGGTCAAATTGAATACCTTTGTTCTCATTTATATAATCGTAAATTTTTTCTAATGGCCATGCTGGTTTATAACATCTATCATTAGCAAGTGCGTCAAAAACATCAGCTAAAGAAACAATCCTTGCATAAATATGAATATCATCTCCTTTTTTACCCATCGGATAGCCACCACCACCATATTTTTCGTGGTGTTCGTGAGCTATTACAGCTGCTGCTTCCATAATCTCACCTTTAAAATTAGCTAACATTTCATAACCTATTTGAGCATGTTTTTGCATAACCCTAAATTCTTTATCATCAAGTTTTGCTGGTTTATTTAATATAGCATCTGGAATACCAATTTTGCCTATATCATGAGTAGGAGAAGCATGACTAATAAGAACGATATCTTCATCGCTAAGACCCATTTGCCTTGCTATAATCTCGCTAATTTTACCTACCCTTTTAACATGATTTCCTGTTTCTTCACTCTTTTTTTCAACCATTTCAGCTATTGAATAAATTAAATCTTTTTGAGTATTTAATAAGTCTTCTTGTTTTTTCATACCTTCATAAATTTTACCAGAATAATCAGCTGCAATTCTTAAATAATCCAAATCATCTTCATTAAAACTATTATTAATATTTGTTAATTTATTTAAAGCTTGGAATGCACCGACAACTTCATTATCACTATTTACAATAGGCATAGCTAATATTGACCTAGTAGTATAATTTGTTCTTTTATCATTAGTACTATCAAAATGTGGGTTAGCTTGTGGATTGTTTTCAAGAATAGCTTCTTTATTTAAAATAGCTTGTCCTACTATACCTCTACCAAGTGGAACCCTAATTTCATTCACACCATCAGCATGTAAGGTATAATATTCTTTATGTTCATTATCAATAAACCATACACTACATCTATCAGCTTGAATATTTTGTTTAACCATCTCCCCTAATACTCTAAGATTTGCTTTAGAATCACTACCTTTAGAAATTTCTGAAAAACATTTTAATATAGTTTCTAGTTTTTGTTCTTGGTCTAAATTATGTCTTTTTAACACTTCTTTCATACCTATATTATAATCAGTATCAAATTGCATAAAAGAACCATTTTTAATAATCATTCCATAATCTTTTAAAATATCTAGTTCTCTTAATTCTTCTTCTATCATTTGTTGATAATCATATTTAATATGAAAAACATGAAAAATTACATCTTCTCTTACTTGTTTTTGTATATTTTTTAATAATATAGGAGTCATATGCATTGAATCTTTAGCTAATTTAGCACTCTTAGAATCAAAACTAACATCAAATATTACTTGTTTAATATCAGTTCTTGAATTAATCAAATCAATAATATCTTCGTGATAATATGTATCTGAAGTAAAATAAATACTATTATCTTTACAAGATAATATAAAACCGAAACTTCCTTTAGTGTGATAACTCTTAACAGGCTCAATAAAAATACCATCTATCTCAAGCTTATCACCTATATTAATTTCTTCATAAACTATAGCAAATTTACCATTTGCTAATTTGATTTTTGAAAAATCAGGCCAAATTTTATTATTAAAAAAATGCTCTTGTAAATTAACAATACTTTCTTTACTAGCATACACACAAATACTATCTTCTAATCTAGCAAAATAATTATCAACATATAAGGCTAAGGCACAAATATGGTCTAAATGAGTATGTGAAATAAAAACATGCTTTATTAAATTGTTATCATTAGGTTTTGGTAAAAAACCAGCATCAATTACACCATGTAAACTGAATCTAATACAAGTTAAATTTTCATTTAAGTACTTACTTACTGATGAACCTTCAAAAATTATCCTTTGTTTATCAAACATTACTAATCCTTACTTATCACACTTGAAAACGCTATAAAAGGTTTACAAGAAAAATTACTTTTATTATAATTAATTTTTTGTTTATCAAGTCCTAACATTAAACCACCATTTTGATTTATCAAAAAATCACCTGCTGATATATCCCATGAACTAAGTCTTTCAAATCTCAAATATACATCAGCTCTACCGTCCAATAAAGCACAAAATTTTAACGCTGAACCAATATTTAATGCCGAATACCCGTAACTAAATGGAATTTTACTATTATTTATATTTTGTTCTTTTCTTAAAGAAATTAAAGCTTTATTAGATTCTTTTTTAATATTATTTATAACTTCACCATTTTTATATACTTGCATTCCTTTAACTGAATAATACATATTTTTATTACCAACATCATAAATAAGCCCTAAAATAGGTCTATTACCATCAATTAAACTTATACAAATACAAAAATCTTTTTTATTTTTTATATAATTACTTGTTCCATCAAGAGGGTCAATCAACCAAAAAGGAGCTTTTTTTCTTTTTTCATAACTCAAAATTTTTTCTTCGGAACAAATATTAATAGAACTTTTATTTAAAATGTCAAAAATAATTTCATTAGATTTTAAATCAGCATTAGTTACAAAAGTGCCGTCTAATTTAATCTTAACTACAGGTTCTTGAATCTTTAATATTTCATCACCTGCTATCTTAGCTGCCTCTTTTGCAAGTGCTAATAAATCTTGCATTATTTTTCCTTAATCCAAGTTTGACTTCTTCCTATCAAAGAAAACCCTATAAAACCTCTTAAAATAAATTTATCACCATCAAATTTAGCATTAGCTTTATACAATTTTCCATTATCTGGGTCAATAACATATCCATCTTTATAATTATTATCATCTATTTTTTTTAACTTATATAACAATGGTGCACCTACTATTTTCATATTTCTAGCATCTTTTATATAATCAAAATTATCATAAGTTTTTTTACATTTTTTACAAGGCTCATCATCACCATATTCAAACAATTTAACAACTTTGCCAAATAATTCATTATTTTCTTCATAAATATGCCATCTAGCAGTTTTTTTACCATTTTCATCAATACTTATATAATTACCATAATCCTTAGCTAATAAACTACCTAATAATCCTAAACATAAAAATATTTTTTTCATTAAATTAAAGCCTTTTAAAATTTTTTGATTTTGGGTTTATTATATCATCACTTATATTTACAAAATCTTTATTTTTGTATGCAATAACCCCTGCTCTTGCTATCATTAAAGCATTATCAGAACAATATTTAAGCGGAGCTAACAATAATTGCATATTGTTTTTTTTACAAATTTCATCTAATTTAGACCTAAGCAATAAATTAGCACTTGCACCACCAACTACGCCTAATGCTTTATAATTTTTATTATGCAAAACTATGTTTAATTTATTAATTATATGCTTACAAGCAATTCTTTGAAATGCTGCTGCTATATTTGCTTTTTGAGTATCTAAAGTATTATTTACTATACAATCATTAATAGCTAATCTAACTTGATTTTTAATACCCGAAAATGAATACTCAAGCCTACTTTTACTTGGGATTGGTAAAGAAAACTCATAAGTATTATTGCTTTCATTTTTTGCTAATTCTTCAATAAATACCCCACCAGGATAACCAAGTCCTAGCATTTTTGCAACTTTATCAAAACTTTCTCCAAAACTATCATCACTTGTAGTTGCTATTAAATTTATATCATATTCTTTAGTAATCTCAAGTATCATAGTATGACCGCCACTTACAAGTAAAACTAAAAAATCATTCATTATTTCTTTATCTAAAAATAAAGAACAAATATGACCTTTTAAATGATTTATCGCAATTAATGGTATATTTAAAGCCACACTTAAAGCCTTAGCCATTGCAACTCCACTTTGAAGCGATACTGATAATCCTGGCTCATTAGTAACTGCAATTGCCTTTAATTCGTTTAAAAAAGGCTTGGTTTTAGCTAATATTTTAGGTAAAGCTTCAGTATGTAGCCTTGATGCAAGTTCTGGCACAACTCCACCAAATTCATTATGCTCATCTTGAGATATTTTTTCATAAAATAAACATTCATAAGTATTTACATTAATAACTGCGATGCTTGAATCATCGCAGCTAC contains these protein-coding regions:
- a CDS encoding UbiX family flavin prenyltransferase gives rise to the protein MRILIGITGASGLKLVFKFAKVLSKEHEVYLILSKGAKEVLKYENEIKPKKYLKKVTILKDSDLAACVASGSFKLDAAFYYASSDFLAKANLGISDTLILRSFNVNLKENRKIIIAPREMPLNELMLINILKLNKLGCIIAPAIYADYTKIKFSDFCIGKWCDLLGIEYKKFKRWE
- a CDS encoding molybdopterin molybdotransferase MoeA: MTVEEALNSINKIQSLNKNTKYVNLFEAKGKILANDFYARCDAPIYTNSAMDGYALKNNEFKDGLKVIKTIFAGDLEDCEIKSGECVKIMTGAKIPTGANSVLMIEKSEIKDGKMFATCDELKENESVRKQGEEYKKGDCIIKKGVINDDIIMMLANNGVYSVDVIDDIKVGIFASGKELIEPFYSGYGVYNSNSYGIYSMLSDISNVSYLGILQDEYDYVLNSLKGAFLNFDLVVSIGAASVGDADYIKKALDELGFSPIFTKVKMKPAGPVSLYHKDNKYILVLPGNPMSAYVGALIYARKIIYKLQGLEYNKFSFKCKISNDLKISNGKENIVIGNIENDIFIPFNNGRINSGQIMPLYKCTHYIICPIECNFKAGDIVRVYEKSF
- the murA gene encoding UDP-N-acetylglucosamine 1-carboxyvinyltransferase, with translation MKYLKITGEAKLEGKVEISGAKNAALPLLAAALLIKGKCTLTNLPLVSDIKTMLRLLENLGATYELKGHSVTIDSSNVFNTKALYDIVRKMRASILVLGSLLSRFKSCEVSLPGGCAIGQRPIDLHLKALEKMGAKIELVDGYVRASGELIEANIHFDKISVGATENTILAAVYAKGITTIINAAQEPEIVNLCEFLIKAGVKIEGVGTSKLTIYGAKELKTDFTCEIIPDRIEAGTYLCAAAITNSNVEICKINPEHLGALLNKFDEMGIVYELGKDYVRIKSANNIKAANIKTSEYPGFPTDMQAQFMALCLMADAESIIDERLFENRFMHVSELNRMGANITLNNHIASVKPSKLQGTHVMATDLRASSALILAALVAKGTTYVHRIYHLERGYENLYEKLSNIGAKIEVLEEAE
- a CDS encoding SDR family NAD(P)-dependent oxidoreductase, translated to MKTAFITGASSGFGRACAIKLLENGYKVALLARRKEKLIEIANRYKENACVIACDVRNEKEVFNAVLNLPDDFNNIDVLINSAGLALGLNEFHNNSLEDAKTMIETNVNGLVYVTYAILPRMLDNGGHIFNFGSVAANNPYYGGAIYGGTKAFVGQFSLALRNDLRDTNIKVTDIAPGLCKTEFSEVRFKGDIKKADKVYENTKYLSAEDIADTVFSLINLKNHVNINRIELMPQTQTWAGFYIKKDND
- a CDS encoding ankyrin repeat domain-containing protein; protein product: MKKIVLLVLSTFLLSKDLEYSKLFDIAETIGGRGIVCNGHDYILRLDEYKKSLNNFYNDKELYKKPVNNYNKYYDYFRYWAFQSIGNKRLFDDFNTESVRFCDDNKMHFKELSQNNYNESCLNFIQRIGMRAFGSVPKFIKLDNIFEEFLELDDEDAVAFLNGLNPNYYELEFLLKIALLSKKNLNVIEFLINRGVNLNSGYESAIFYAIDYYEALELLINNGADVNYANSFGKTPIFYAVENNNIKAVKLFIKNGANLNLKLVDNEEKIKINLPYYISICSYIHPSKTLVIHAASYGNLDILKLLIDSGADYKESDNTGLNALYYAKIYNHEKVISYLKNLGLKDEE
- a CDS encoding HD domain-containing phosphohydrolase — its product is MFDKQRIIFEGSSVSKYLNENLTCIRFSLHGVIDAGFLPKPNDNNLIKHVFISHTHLDHICALALYVDNYFARLEDSICVYASKESIVNLQEHFFNNKIWPDFSKIKLANGKFAIVYEEINIGDKLEIDGIFIEPVKSYHTKGSFGFILSCKDNSIYFTSDTYYHEDIIDLINSRTDIKQVIFDVSFDSKSAKLAKDSMHMTPILLKNIQKQVREDVIFHVFHIKYDYQQMIEEELRELDILKDYGMIIKNGSFMQFDTDYNIGMKEVLKRHNLDQEQKLETILKCFSEISKGSDSKANLRVLGEMVKQNIQADRCSVWFIDNEHKEYYTLHADGVNEIRVPLGRGIVGQAILNKEAILENNPQANPHFDSTNDKRTNYTTRSILAMPIVNSDNEVVGAFQALNKLTNINNSFNEDDLDYLRIAADYSGKIYEGMKKQEDLLNTQKDLIYSIAEMVEKKSEETGNHVKRVGKISEIIARQMGLSDEDIVLISHASPTHDIGKIGIPDAILNKPAKLDDKEFRVMQKHAQIGYEMLANFKGEIMEAAAVIAHEHHEKYGGGGYPMGKKGDDIHIYARIVSLADVFDALANDRCYKPAWPLEKIYDYINENKGIQFDPKVVDAFFAAKDKILDIRRIYCD
- a CDS encoding 3'(2'),5'-bisphosphate nucleotidase CysQ family protein, with the protein product MQDLLALAKEAAKIAGDEILKIQEPVVKIKLDGTFVTNADLKSNEIIFDILNKSSINICSEEKILSYEKRKKAPFWLIDPLDGTSNYIKNKKDFCICISLIDGNRPILGLIYDVGNKNMYYSVKGMQVYKNGEVINNIKKESNKALISLRKEQNINNSKIPFSYGYSALNIGSALKFCALLDGRADVYLRFERLSSWDISAGDFLINQNGGLMLGLDKQKINYNKSNFSCKPFIAFSSVISKD
- a CDS encoding DUF2147 domain-containing protein, whose product is MKKIFLCLGLLGSLLAKDYGNYISIDENGKKTARWHIYEENNELFGKVVKLFEYGDDEPCKKCKKTYDNFDYIKDARNMKIVGAPLLYKLKKIDDNNYKDGYVIDPDNGKLYKANAKFDGDKFILRGFIGFSLIGRSQTWIKEK
- the tsaD gene encoding tRNA (adenosine(37)-N6)-threonylcarbamoyltransferase complex transferase subunit TsaD, with the translated sequence MRELLLAIESSCDDSSIAVINVNTYECLFYEKISQDEHNEFGGVVPELASRLHTEALPKILAKTKPFLNELKAIAVTNEPGLSVSLQSGVAMAKALSVALNIPLIAINHLKGHICSLFLDKEIMNDFLVLLVSGGHTMILEITKEYDINLIATTSDDSFGESFDKVAKMLGLGYPGGVFIEELAKNESNNTYEFSLPIPSKSRLEYSFSGIKNQVRLAINDCIVNNTLDTQKANIAAAFQRIACKHIINKLNIVLHNKNYKALGVVGGASANLLLRSKLDEICKKNNMQLLLAPLKYCSDNALMIARAGVIAYKNKDFVNISDDIINPKSKNFKRL